One genomic region from Candidatus Tisiphia endosymbiont of Dioctria linearis encodes:
- a CDS encoding leucyl aminopeptidase, whose translation MLNNINFISKELSNNQATIVFISEQLKLDSNLLLLDQQHHGLISKTIQNKLLFTGKFGQIKIVNSIAKDGEIKYLIMVGTGDETKLTTSCIEELGGRILSCSTCSKISTIGIKISHNIGQHQPAIVASLIASGCLLASYRFDKYKTTQSEGEKFVVDSLEISIDDQSKAEELFNDKRSLAEAVFFARDMINEPANIKNPQSYSEKILEHLEPLGVEIIIIGEREMKNLGMGALLGVGQGSQNESKLVVMQYNGLDDDTPPVAFVGKGVTFDSGGISIKPAANMGDMKYDMAGSAAVVGVIMALASRNAQVNVVGVVGLVENMPSGNAQRPGDVVTTMSKKTVVVDNTDAEGRLVLADAIWYTQEKFKPQCVIDLATLTGAIVVALGKTYAGCFTNNDELAGKLIDVGNKVNEKLWRMPLNKDFDEMIKSDIADLANIGNVPGAAGSCTAAQFIGNFIKEGMVWAHLDIAGVAYNKKGNPLGPKGAVGYGVRLLNQFIQDHYEK comes from the coding sequence ATGCTCAATAACATTAACTTCATCAGTAAGGAATTATCAAATAATCAAGCAACTATAGTGTTTATTAGTGAACAGCTGAAATTAGACAGTAATTTATTACTACTTGATCAACAACATCATGGTTTAATTTCTAAAACTATTCAAAATAAATTACTATTTACTGGAAAATTTGGACAAATTAAAATTGTTAATTCTATCGCTAAAGATGGAGAAATAAAATATTTAATTATGGTTGGCACTGGTGATGAAACAAAATTAACAACCTCTTGCATTGAAGAGCTTGGAGGAAGAATCTTATCCTGTAGTACTTGCAGTAAAATTAGTACTATTGGCATAAAAATTTCTCATAATATCGGACAACATCAACCAGCTATTGTTGCTTCTCTTATAGCTAGCGGCTGTTTGCTTGCTTCATATAGATTTGATAAATACAAAACTACTCAAAGTGAAGGAGAAAAATTTGTTGTAGACTCTCTTGAGATTTCTATAGATGATCAGTCTAAAGCAGAGGAATTGTTTAATGATAAAAGATCATTAGCTGAGGCAGTATTTTTTGCCAGAGATATGATAAATGAACCAGCCAATATAAAAAATCCTCAATCTTACTCTGAAAAAATATTAGAACATCTTGAACCGCTAGGAGTTGAAATTATCATTATCGGTGAAAGAGAAATGAAAAATCTTGGTATGGGAGCTTTACTTGGTGTTGGACAAGGTTCACAAAATGAATCCAAACTTGTAGTAATGCAATATAATGGCTTGGATGATGATACCCCACCTGTCGCTTTTGTTGGTAAAGGGGTTACTTTTGATAGTGGTGGGATTTCTATTAAACCAGCAGCCAATATGGGAGATATGAAATATGATATGGCCGGTTCAGCTGCAGTAGTTGGAGTAATCATGGCTTTGGCTAGTCGTAATGCACAAGTTAATGTGGTCGGGGTTGTTGGTCTTGTAGAAAATATGCCTTCAGGCAATGCTCAACGACCAGGAGATGTGGTAACCACTATGTCCAAAAAAACAGTGGTGGTGGATAATACTGATGCAGAAGGTCGGTTAGTCTTGGCTGATGCAATTTGGTATACTCAAGAAAAGTTTAAGCCTCAATGTGTAATCGATCTGGCTACCCTTACTGGAGCTATTGTTGTCGCTCTTGGTAAAACTTATGCTGGGTGCTTTACCAATAATGATGAATTAGCTGGTAAGCTAATAGATGTTGGCAATAAAGTTAATGAAAAATTATGGCGTATGCCTCTAAATAAAGATTTTGATGAGATGATAAAGTCAGACATTGCTGATCTTGCTAATATTGGTAACGTCCCTGGAGCAGCTGGTAGTTGTACAGCAGCTCAGTTTATAGGGAATTTTATTAAAGAAGGTATGGTTTGGGCACATCTTGATATTGCCGGTGTTGCCTATAATAAAAAAGGCAATCCCCTTGGTCCTAAAGGAGCAGTAGGTTATGGTGTAAGACTTCTTAATCAATTTATTCAAGATCACTATGAAAAATAA
- the murA gene encoding UDP-N-acetylglucosamine 1-carboxyvinyltransferase produces MDSLIIKGGIPLEGNISISGAKNAALPIMTAALLTDNLSINNIPKLTDILTMKKLLENLGSVVTVTDHQDYLSMDIDSSNINNFTAPYDIVRKMRASIWVLGSLLSRFSKAKVSLPGGCAIGARQVDLHIAALQAMGADIDVDHGYINAKITGRLKAVHFVFKQISVGATINAIMAATLAEGETILSNCAREPEIVDLCHCLNKMGAEINGIGTSEITIIGKSYLKHTNYSIMPDRIEAGTYMMAAAITKGNLNIYGINSNIVENIVLKLIEAGIKVESIDNGLRVSYVDKLNPVDIHTSPYPGFSTDFQSQFMSLMTLCNGSSTITETIFENRFMHVPELCRMGANITIKGNSAIIHGVPFLTGAEVMASDLRASVSLVLAGLAANDTTKIHRIYHLDRGYQTLEKKLINCGANIVRVTGDSV; encoded by the coding sequence ATGGACAGTTTAATAATTAAAGGTGGTATCCCCCTTGAAGGTAATATTAGCATTAGCGGAGCTAAAAATGCGGCATTACCGATTATGACAGCTGCATTGCTTACGGATAACCTTAGCATTAATAATATTCCAAAGCTTACCGATATTCTCACAATGAAGAAATTACTTGAGAATTTAGGCAGTGTTGTCACGGTAACTGATCATCAAGATTACTTGAGTATGGATATCGATAGTAGCAATATTAATAATTTTACTGCCCCATATGATATAGTACGTAAAATGCGTGCTTCTATTTGGGTTCTTGGATCATTACTCTCTAGATTCTCTAAAGCTAAAGTTTCCTTACCTGGAGGATGTGCTATAGGGGCTCGACAAGTAGATTTACATATAGCAGCATTGCAAGCTATGGGAGCAGATATTGATGTTGATCATGGCTATATTAATGCTAAAATCACAGGCAGATTGAAAGCTGTACATTTTGTTTTTAAACAAATATCTGTTGGGGCAACAATTAACGCCATAATGGCAGCTACTTTGGCTGAAGGAGAAACGATATTATCTAACTGTGCTAGAGAACCAGAAATTGTTGATCTATGCCATTGCCTTAACAAAATGGGGGCAGAAATAAATGGAATTGGTACAAGTGAAATAACAATTATTGGTAAATCTTATTTAAAACATACCAACTATTCGATCATGCCGGATCGTATTGAAGCTGGTACTTACATGATGGCTGCTGCCATTACTAAAGGAAATTTAAATATTTATGGAATTAACAGCAATATTGTTGAAAATATAGTATTAAAACTCATTGAAGCTGGCATAAAAGTTGAATCCATTGATAATGGTTTAAGAGTTTCTTATGTAGATAAATTAAATCCTGTGGATATCCATACAAGCCCATATCCAGGTTTTTCAACAGATTTTCAATCTCAGTTTATGAGTCTTATGACTCTTTGTAACGGTTCTTCTACAATCACGGAAACTATTTTTGAAAACCGGTTTATGCATGTTCCTGAATTATGCCGAATGGGTGCAAATATAACAATTAAAGGAAATAGTGCTATAATACACGGTGTACCTTTTTTAACGGGAGCTGAAGTTATGGCAAGTGACCTCAGAGCATCGGTATCTCTAGTATTAGCTGGGCTTGCCGCCAATGATACAACAAAAATACATCGAATCTACCACTTAGACCGTGGATACCAAACATTGGAAAAAAAACTAATCAATTGTGGGGCAAATATAGTACGAGTTACAGGAGATAGTGTTTGA
- a CDS encoding ComEC/Rec2 family competence protein, translating to MILGNYKLTLNFFTSILEQEYHHLSLWYFVSFICGIGTYFTLSKEPSFISILTIFTISLSLLILRNNIFGRFISGIIIAFFCGMLVGKYHVSNLHVGTINNPIISRVSGIVESMKPTTHGMQVILYQVKIQKLKQVLQKVRISMPAKYAQKININDNISLVARLYKPQSSILPGGYDFGFYAYLADINATGYALSPLKIIAHSDLYTNSFVYKIKKNIYNRLIQILGSIKGNFAAAILLGESKAIDRKLMKEMRQSGISHILCVSGLHLSLVAMLFFISTRFLLNLSNYIAYNYDIKLIAAICSLIGSYGYLQLSGMQIAATRAFIMTAIFIYAVMIGRKPYPLRSLAIAAFIILSMNPEYIFHPSFQLSFVAVLSLTAGYEFYIRNQWILGESKGIFSSINFYIASNIYSSFLASIVTAPVVINQFYTFPTYSIPMNLIAIPIMSFFLIPLSIISVFLMIFGIDQYCLKLIGFFINIIIEAVKFTNTLPLSVWYFGYISKVSLITFLFGFLWLCLWRTKWHFLGLIIIIISVILMLNSPKPNVIFDINLNAVGIKNNNGELDIYANEMPEFKRLYWANWFGQKDAKIFPLKFPLEKNIFTSHGYTILIDSSLIDLKQVASNEICKNVDIYINLLGNNQCKGNKITVSREFLKEFEVIMIFCNQHQCIIETNSNKRFGFR from the coding sequence ATGATCCTAGGAAATTATAAGTTAACTCTTAATTTTTTCACAAGCATTTTAGAACAAGAATATCACCATCTCAGTCTTTGGTATTTTGTTAGTTTCATTTGTGGTATTGGTACTTATTTTACCTTAAGTAAGGAACCTTCTTTTATATCTATTCTAACTATTTTCACAATTTCCTTATCGCTACTAATTTTAAGAAACAATATATTTGGGCGATTTATTTCGGGAATAATTATTGCATTTTTTTGTGGTATGCTAGTTGGTAAATATCACGTATCAAATTTACATGTTGGTACTATTAACAATCCAATAATCTCAAGAGTAAGTGGTATCGTAGAATCGATGAAACCAACTACTCATGGTATGCAGGTTATATTATATCAAGTAAAAATTCAAAAACTTAAACAAGTTTTACAAAAAGTCAGAATAAGTATGCCGGCAAAATATGCCCAAAAAATTAATATTAACGATAATATTAGCCTAGTGGCAAGGCTTTATAAACCACAAAGCAGTATTCTGCCGGGTGGTTATGATTTTGGCTTTTATGCATATTTAGCGGATATTAATGCTACTGGCTATGCACTGTCCCCCCTTAAAATTATAGCACATAGTGATCTCTACACTAATAGTTTTGTCTATAAAATTAAAAAAAATATTTACAACCGCCTGATCCAAATACTTGGTTCTATAAAAGGTAATTTCGCCGCTGCGATATTACTAGGTGAAAGCAAAGCCATCGATCGAAAATTAATGAAAGAAATGAGACAAAGCGGTATATCCCATATACTTTGCGTCTCCGGCTTACATTTATCATTGGTAGCAATGCTGTTTTTCATATCCACCAGATTCTTGTTAAATTTATCAAACTATATTGCTTATAATTATGATATAAAGTTAATTGCAGCAATTTGTTCTTTAATAGGAAGCTATGGTTATTTGCAACTAAGCGGTATGCAAATTGCTGCCACCAGAGCCTTCATTATGACAGCAATCTTTATTTATGCGGTTATGATAGGACGCAAGCCATACCCTCTAAGGTCATTAGCAATTGCGGCGTTCATCATATTATCAATGAATCCAGAATATATATTTCACCCCAGCTTCCAATTGTCTTTTGTCGCAGTATTATCACTAACTGCTGGTTATGAATTTTACATAAGGAATCAATGGATCTTAGGTGAAAGTAAGGGCATCTTTTCTTCAATAAATTTTTATATTGCCTCTAATATTTATTCAAGCTTCCTTGCCAGTATAGTTACTGCTCCCGTTGTAATAAACCAATTTTATACATTTCCTACTTATTCTATTCCGATGAATCTTATTGCTATACCAATAATGTCTTTCTTTTTGATTCCATTATCTATTATCTCCGTATTTTTAATGATCTTTGGTATAGACCAGTATTGTCTAAAATTAATAGGTTTTTTCATTAATATAATTATTGAAGCGGTGAAATTTACTAACACGTTACCATTATCAGTATGGTATTTTGGCTATATAAGCAAAGTTAGCTTAATTACTTTCTTATTTGGCTTTTTATGGCTTTGTTTGTGGAGAACTAAATGGCATTTTCTTGGTCTAATTATAATTATTATATCGGTAATTTTAATGCTGAATTCTCCCAAACCTAATGTCATATTTGATATAAATTTAAATGCTGTTGGTATAAAAAATAACAATGGTGAACTTGACATTTATGCCAATGAAATGCCAGAATTTAAACGTTTATATTGGGCTAACTGGTTTGGTCAAAAGGATGCTAAAATATTTCCCTTAAAATTCCCCTTAGAAAAAAATATTTTTACTTCCCATGGATACACAATTTTGATAGATTCTAGTTTGATAGATTTGAAACAAGTTGCTTCGAATGAAATATGTAAAAATGTCGATATATATATTAATCTGCTAGGTAACAACCAATGTAAAGGCAATAAGATTACTGTTAGTAGAGAATTTTTAAAAGAATTTGAAGTAATAATGATATTTTGTAATCAGCATCAATGTATCATTGAAACCAATAGTAACAAAAGGTTTGGTTTTAGGTAA
- a CDS encoding transposase — protein sequence MFKFCSQSLVVCDGASAHKISKEALPSNMQLTFLPPYSPQLNPQENIWDDMREKFFYNVVFSSMNGVDSILIDACNHYENNPSVLKPIATRSLTPAQQ from the coding sequence TTGTTTAAATTTTGTTCACAGAGCCTAGTAGTTTGTGACGGTGCATCTGCCCATAAGATAAGCAAGGAAGCATTACCAAGCAATATGCAATTAACATTTCTACCGCCATATAGTCCGCAGTTGAACCCTCAAGAGAATATATGGGATGATATGAGGGAGAAATTTTTTTACAACGTTGTTTTCAGCTCAATGAACGGAGTAGATTCTATCTTGATTGATGCTTGCAATCATTACGAAAATAACCCATCGGTCTTAAAACCAATTGCTACACGGTCGCTCACGCCCGCACAGCAATAG
- a CDS encoding AAA family ATPase, with translation MTFKLSDLNTTVKDISTIQGKNKLPRMLVGTDEFYDLVVNSDVFVDKSLMIQELLEDNGKVILITRPRRWGKSLNMNMLQKFFEIEVDKRGMPLAEEGRVNNKLFTGGTVDLGFDEIKELKPLKIASDASSMKRQGQFPVILLNLKDVKGSSYQEIELSIKDQIIELFASHHYLNHHVTEDTELLNNAQKEKLRRYFDGKLEKNDLKDSLRVLSEVLYKHFGQKVYILIDEYDTPINSSYIKFGNKPDEFEQVLELFRGMFGSSLKSNPYLEKGIITGILRVAKANLFSDLNNVSEYTLLDKKFAKFYGFTQAEVDDLLTKVPLNTEAEEVKYWYNGYSFGGEIIYNPWSIMQCLSNEGKLNHYWLDSGGTSLIDKTLLSDEMQEDLQNLAAGNSIISTITKQISFSDINTRSGLFSLLLFSGYLNPTAIEPAKDIYELSVPNKEVEYIYETRLLQWVSSKLQIDSSRYYSFASLLPVGKIEEFKEKLQELLLNATSFHQTGEKKAELFYSGFMLGLINTLSLGYIIDSERETGSGRADIVLLPKIGKSDNAIIIEYKICKSPDILESVAKEGLDQIVRKKYEAKIKEHSHVQKIIKIAMAFCGKEVALEYQIDTIS, from the coding sequence ATGACTTTTAAACTTTCTGATCTTAATACAACAGTTAAAGATATTAGTACCATTCAAGGTAAAAATAAGCTGCCAAGAATGCTAGTAGGTACGGATGAGTTCTATGACTTGGTTGTTAATAGTGATGTATTTGTTGATAAAAGTCTAATGATTCAAGAATTACTAGAGGACAATGGTAAGGTTATCCTAATTACTAGACCAAGGCGTTGGGGTAAGAGTTTGAATATGAACATGCTCCAGAAATTTTTTGAAATAGAAGTGGATAAGAGAGGTATGCCTTTAGCTGAAGAAGGTAGAGTAAATAACAAGCTATTTACTGGTGGTACAGTAGATTTAGGATTTGACGAAATTAAAGAGCTAAAACCTTTGAAAATTGCGAGTGATGCAAGTAGCATGAAACGTCAGGGTCAATTTCCGGTAATTTTGCTCAATCTTAAAGATGTGAAAGGCAGTAGTTATCAGGAAATAGAACTAAGTATTAAGGATCAAATTATAGAATTATTTGCAAGTCATCATTACTTAAATCATCATGTAACAGAAGATACAGAACTATTAAATAATGCCCAAAAAGAAAAACTAAGGAGATATTTTGATGGGAAACTTGAAAAAAATGACTTAAAAGATAGTTTACGTGTTTTGAGTGAAGTACTGTACAAACATTTTGGTCAAAAAGTTTACATATTGATCGATGAATACGACACGCCGATCAATAGTTCGTACATTAAGTTTGGTAATAAGCCAGATGAGTTTGAACAAGTACTTGAGCTATTCCGCGGAATGTTTGGCAGTAGCCTAAAGAGCAATCCTTACTTAGAGAAAGGCATAATAACTGGTATATTACGGGTTGCTAAAGCTAATTTATTTTCGGATTTAAATAATGTTAGTGAGTATACTTTACTTGATAAAAAATTTGCCAAATTTTATGGCTTTACTCAAGCAGAGGTTGATGATTTATTAACTAAAGTACCACTCAATACTGAAGCAGAAGAAGTTAAATATTGGTATAATGGTTACAGCTTTGGTGGAGAAATCATCTACAATCCCTGGTCAATTATGCAGTGTTTATCTAATGAGGGCAAGCTTAATCATTATTGGCTTGATAGTGGTGGTACTTCGCTTATTGATAAAACATTGTTATCAGATGAGATGCAGGAAGATTTACAAAACTTAGCTGCCGGTAATAGTATTATCTCCACTATTACCAAACAAATCAGTTTCAGCGATATTAATACACGAAGTGGGTTATTTAGTTTGTTATTATTCAGTGGTTATTTAAACCCAACAGCTATCGAACCTGCAAAAGATATCTACGAATTATCAGTGCCTAATAAGGAAGTAGAATATATATATGAAACCAGGCTATTACAATGGGTGAGTAGTAAGTTACAGATAGATAGTTCTAGATACTATTCGTTTGCTAGTTTGTTGCCGGTAGGTAAAATAGAAGAATTTAAAGAAAAATTACAAGAATTATTACTAAACGCTACTAGTTTTCATCAAACTGGCGAGAAAAAAGCCGAGCTATTTTATAGTGGTTTTATGCTAGGTTTGATTAACACGTTATCTCTTGGCTATATAATAGACAGTGAAAGAGAAACCGGTAGCGGTAGGGCTGATATTGTGCTACTACCCAAGATAGGTAAAAGTGACAATGCTATTATCATTGAATATAAAATATGTAAATCTCCTGATATTTTAGAATCTGTTGCCAAAGAAGGGTTAGATCAAATCGTGAGAAAAAAATATGAGGCTAAAATAAAAGAACACTCACATGTTCAGAAAATCATCAAAATTGCTATGGCTTTTTGTGGCAAGGAAGTGGCACTAGAATACCAAATAGATACGATTTCCTAA
- a CDS encoding PD-(D/E)XK nuclease family protein, producing MNLYRINPSSSFLDILADFILDNFSEKNSISNLKVILPSGFACWNLQNILINKQHIAILPNIIPWSNIMAEGEEIFAIASENLQPITFLQERTILAEIIHNYRELQFSITQSLQFCSTISELFYQLACNNLSIDSVNEIEKINPSQHWSVIYQFLKYAHSEWQEKIKLLRKQDRLNYQVTMMDAEIARLKRADTSLIVAGIVGHNPISWNFLKNVANSPDSFIILPPISTCHSRVGGNLDIAPKQDDMINVNQAIVNSGKFDYIVNSGEVDARSDGATPISNRRALSDDVTNFSSIDYNYNHEEDCLYNFKKLLTVLDKNLSDFHPLGNHQPEYLIFDKIIFDDIADAPQQLYLNQKSIAVDHIKYFELEDIFQEAEQISLICQQSSDKKIAIIVNNQTTKNFYCNFLTKYSLEFQDLLGNNLSETLISSLIIAISEILCNDFDIKKLFLLLKNPLINRKLVQRLELLMSGKNRFIRQSDQMLALVEKTNDNELIEWSKKLINLLYSNSGNNFAKILKSSISIAEKLYRDIWHEQSAAELSNFLSELINTNCNLTLDNKKDFPKLLKGLMSNCKYFAHNNYSKNIIIGKAEDLILLKFDLVILTDFNQGCWSSSSSISQWINEQTLKKLHMVVGTSIDQYYFYLFLHNAQVIITRSKRQDGKSGLLPSNLLLKLQLIAQQNLLHQSLIAENCLTSTLCHSSNPSCHSRVGGNLDPALKQDDIISSLTDNNLLWENTNVCSPIFPDTISVTDIEMLIRNPYSFYAKKILNVRSRDRVGQEPKISEFGSFVHKVLEQYSKNYNKLENNKIGLILDISNNLLQDVILPTYTQKIWQIKFMPIAESFVEFDEQRRNGCKYIYSETRGAISLNIAGQELTIIGVADRIEIDEFGAAVIIDYKTGSLPSRKDIETGLSPQLIIEALMLQEGGFGIEVNNVKQVSYVKISSSKPIIQILEIDLTREELAGHKQGMIRLLEYYIMNKSFSYDIDLLKHDDYAHLARRDG from the coding sequence ATGAACCTCTATAGAATCAACCCATCTTCATCGTTTTTAGATATATTAGCTGATTTTATCTTAGATAATTTCAGTGAGAAGAATTCTATTAGCAATCTTAAGGTTATATTGCCGAGTGGTTTTGCTTGTTGGAATTTACAAAATATTTTGATTAACAAACAGCATATTGCGATTTTGCCAAATATTATTCCTTGGTCTAATATTATGGCTGAAGGTGAAGAAATTTTTGCTATCGCATCAGAAAATTTACAGCCGATAACGTTTTTGCAAGAAAGAACTATCCTAGCTGAAATCATTCATAATTATCGTGAGTTACAATTTAGCATAACACAATCTTTACAATTTTGTTCAACAATATCTGAGTTATTTTACCAGCTAGCTTGTAATAATTTATCGATAGATTCGGTAAATGAAATAGAAAAAATTAATCCATCGCAACATTGGAGTGTTATTTATCAATTTCTTAAATACGCCCATTCTGAATGGCAAGAGAAGATAAAATTGTTAAGAAAGCAAGATCGGCTAAATTATCAGGTCACTATGATGGATGCAGAGATAGCAAGGCTGAAAAGAGCTGATACTAGTTTGATAGTAGCCGGTATAGTAGGGCATAATCCCATATCATGGAATTTCTTAAAGAATGTTGCTAATTCACCGGATAGTTTTATAATTTTACCGCCTATTAGTACGTGTCATTCCCGCGTAGGTGGGAATCTAGATATCGCACCGAAGCAGGATGACATGATAAATGTTAATCAGGCTATAGTCAATTCAGGAAAATTCGACTATATAGTCAATTCAGGAGAAGTTGATGCTAGGAGCGATGGAGCGACGCCTATAAGTAATAGGCGAGCATTGAGCGACGACGTCACCAACTTCTCATCAATTGACTATAACTATAATCATGAAGAAGATTGCTTATATAACTTTAAAAAATTACTAACAGTTCTAGATAAAAATTTATCAGATTTTCATCCTCTAGGTAATCATCAGCCAGAGTACTTGATTTTCGATAAGATAATTTTTGATGATATAGCTGATGCACCTCAACAATTATACTTAAATCAGAAGAGTATAGCTGTAGATCATATAAAATATTTTGAGCTTGAAGATATTTTTCAAGAGGCAGAACAAATAAGCCTGATTTGCCAACAATCTAGTGATAAGAAAATAGCTATTATTGTCAATAATCAAACAACCAAGAATTTTTATTGTAATTTTTTGACCAAATATTCCTTAGAGTTCCAAGATTTGCTAGGTAATAATTTATCAGAAACGCTAATTAGTTCTCTAATAATTGCCATTAGTGAAATATTATGTAATGATTTTGATATAAAAAAGTTATTTTTACTATTAAAGAATCCTTTGATTAACCGTAAATTAGTTCAAAGATTAGAACTGTTAATGAGCGGCAAAAACCGTTTTATCAGGCAATCTGATCAAATGCTGGCTCTAGTAGAAAAAACCAATGATAATGAATTAATAGAATGGTCTAAGAAGCTAATAAACTTACTTTATAGCAATAGTGGCAATAATTTTGCTAAAATATTAAAATCCTCGATTAGCATTGCTGAAAAACTTTACCGAGATATTTGGCATGAGCAGTCAGCTGCTGAATTATCAAATTTTTTATCGGAGTTAATAAATACTAATTGTAATTTAACCTTAGATAATAAAAAAGATTTTCCAAAGTTACTGAAGGGTTTAATGTCTAATTGTAAGTATTTTGCTCATAATAATTATTCTAAAAATATAATTATTGGTAAAGCAGAAGATTTAATATTGCTTAAATTTGATTTAGTAATTTTAACTGACTTTAATCAAGGATGCTGGTCATCATCCTCATCTATCAGCCAATGGATTAATGAGCAAACGTTAAAAAAATTACATATGGTTGTTGGAACTTCTATCGATCAATATTATTTTTATTTATTTCTGCATAATGCCCAAGTAATAATTACTAGATCAAAAAGACAGGATGGTAAATCTGGTTTGTTACCATCGAATTTGTTACTAAAATTGCAACTTATTGCACAACAGAACTTGTTGCATCAAAGTTTGATTGCAGAAAATTGTTTGACATCAACCCTATGTCATTCCAGCAATCCTTCCTGTCATTCCCGCGTAGGCGGGAATCTAGATCCCGCATTGAAGCAGGATGACATCATTTCTTCGCTAACAGACAACAATTTACTATGGGAAAATACTAATGTGTGTAGCCCCATTTTTCCTGATACAATATCGGTTACTGATATAGAAATGTTAATACGGAATCCTTATAGTTTTTACGCTAAGAAGATTTTGAATGTCAGGAGTAGAGATAGGGTAGGGCAGGAGCCTAAAATATCTGAATTTGGTAGTTTTGTTCATAAGGTTTTAGAGCAATATTCGAAAAATTATAACAAGTTAGAGAATAACAAAATTGGCTTAATATTGGATATTAGTAATAATCTTTTACAAGATGTTATCTTACCAACCTATACGCAAAAAATTTGGCAAATAAAATTTATGCCTATTGCTGAGTCTTTTGTTGAATTTGATGAACAACGTAGAAATGGTTGTAAATATATTTATTCTGAAACTAGAGGAGCAATTTCATTAAATATTGCTGGGCAAGAATTAACAATAATTGGAGTGGCTGATAGAATTGAGATAGATGAGTTTGGGGCAGCGGTCATTATCGATTATAAAACCGGTAGCTTACCGAGTAGAAAAGATATAGAAACTGGGTTATCCCCGCAGCTAATAATTGAGGCGTTAATGCTACAAGAAGGTGGTTTTGGTATAGAAGTTAATAACGTAAAACAGGTTAGTTACGTAAAAATTTCTAGCTCGAAGCCAATAATCCAAATTTTAGAGATAGATCTCACTAGAGAAGAATTGGCTGGGCATAAACAAGGTATGATACGGTTATTGGAATATTATATAATGAATAAAAGCTTTTCATATGATATTGATTTACTAAAACATGATGACTATGCGCACCTGGCTAGGAGAGACGGGTGA
- a CDS encoding DedA family protein, giving the protein MEQFEAYSLLFTDSLVGNLVISLDSELIVHSMKMFGVYNNLIIVVVATIASLVATSINYFFGIMLWRIFYFSKNTQIHTNQQLLSQFFLKYNILILWLIFIPLWGKFIPLIAGFTKINFIRVLAISGVIKLCYYSYSIYII; this is encoded by the coding sequence ATGGAGCAGTTTGAAGCCTATTCGTTATTATTTACCGATAGTTTAGTAGGTAATTTAGTTATAAGTTTAGATAGTGAACTAATTGTTCATTCTATGAAAATGTTTGGTGTTTATAATAATTTAATAATAGTGGTGGTAGCAACTATTGCTTCATTAGTTGCTACTAGTATAAATTATTTTTTTGGTATAATGTTATGGAGAATTTTTTATTTTTCTAAAAATACCCAGATTCATACTAACCAGCAATTATTATCTCAGTTTTTTTTAAAATATAACATATTGATATTATGGCTTATATTCATACCATTATGGGGAAAATTCATTCCTTTAATTGCCGGCTTTACTAAAATAAATTTTATAAGGGTTTTAGCTATTAGTGGTGTTATAAAATTATGCTATTATAGCTATAGCATCTATATAATCTAA